From a single Raphanus sativus cultivar WK10039 chromosome 3, ASM80110v3, whole genome shotgun sequence genomic region:
- the LOC108845373 gene encoding transcription factor RBF1-like, whose amino-acid sequence MSLQYKHNLLSLQQQQQQQQNDNSPLWVHGPGSQTMSGVQSNAYYNLQAQQQAQQLRQTQQQAQQQYGSLGYPNYYQSQTGMSMEHQQQNPREGQPSKQAQQQHLWQNT is encoded by the exons ATGAGTCTACAATACAAACATAATCTCTTGTCActtcagcaacaacaacaacaacagcag AATGATAATTCGCCTCTATGGGTTCATGGACCTGGTTCTCAAACAATGTCTGGTGTCCAGAGCAATGCTTACTACAACCTTCAAGCACAACAGCAAGCTCAGCAGCTCCGACAAACTCAGCAACAAGCGCAACAGCAATATGGATCGCTTGGCTACCCAAACTACTATCAGTCACAAACCGGAATGTCAATGGAGCACCAACAGCAAAACCCAAGGGAAGGTCAGCCTTCAAAGCAAGCTCAGCAGCAGCACCTTTGGCAAAACACTTAA
- the LOC108847860 gene encoding uncharacterized protein LOC108847860 — MGGGFRVLHLVRPFLAFLPEVQSADRKVPFREKVIYTVISLFIFLVCSQLPLYGIHSTTGADPFYWMRVILASNRGTVMELGITPIVTSGLVMQLLAGSKIIEVDNNVREDRALLNGAQKLLGILIAIGEAVAYVLSGMYGPVGQLGVGNAILIILQLFFAGIIVICLDELLQKGYGLGSGISLFIATNICESIIWKAFSPTTINTGRGAEFEGAVIALFHMLITKSNKVAALRQAFYRQNLPNVTNLLATVLIFLIVIYFQGFRVVLPVRSKNARGQQGSYPIKLFYTSNMPIILQSALVSNLYFISQLLYRKFSGNFFVNLLGQWKESEYSGQSIPVSGLAYLITAPASFSDMAAHPFHALFYIVFMLTACALFSKTWIEVSGSSARDVAKQLKEQQMVMPGHRESNLQKELNRYIPTAAAFGGVCIGALTVLADFMGAIGSGTGILLAVTIIYQYFETFEKEKASELGFFGF, encoded by the exons ATGGGAGGAGGTTTTAGAGTTTTGCATTTGGTGAGGCCGTTCTTGGCCTTTCTGCCTGAGGTGCAGAGCGCTGACAGGAAGGTGCCTTTCAGAGAGAAGGTTATCTACACTGTCATCTCTCTCTTCATCTTTCTTGTCTGCAGCCAGCTCCCTCTCTATGGTATTCACTCCACCACCGGCGCCGATCCTTTCTATTGGATGCGTGTTATTCTTGCTTCCAACCGTGGGACTGTCATGGAGCTTGGGATTACTCCCATTGTTACCTCTGGTCTCGTGATGCAGCTCTTGGCGGGTTCGAAGATTATTGAGGTTGACAACAATGTCCGTGAGGACCGTGCCCTCTT GAATGGTGCTCAGAAGCTTCTAGGTATTCTGATTGCCATCGGTGAGGCTGTTGCATATGTTCTTTCTGGAATGTATGGACCCGTTGGACAGCTTGGTGTTGGTAATGCCATTCTCATCATCCTCCAGCTTTTCTTCGCCGGAATCATTGTTATCTGCCTTGACGAGCTTCTTCAGAAGGGATACGGTCTCGGCTCTGGAATCTCCCTTTTCATTGCCACCAACATCTG TGAGAGCATTATCTGGAAGGCGTTTAGCCCAACGACCATCAACACTGGTCGTGGAGCGGAGTTTGAAGGTGCTGTTATTGCATTGTTCCATATGCTGATAACCAAGTCCAACAAGGTTGCAGCTCTCCGCCAAGCATTCTACCGGCAAAACCTTCCAAATGTTACCAACTTGCTCGCCACAGTCTTGATCTTCCTTATTGTTATCTACTTCCAAGGGTTCCGTGTGGTCTTGCCTGTGAGATCAAAGAATGCCCGTGGGCAACAGGGTTCTTACCCAATCAAGCTGTTCTACACCTCTAACATGCCCATCATTCTCCAATCTGCTCTCGTCTCAAATCTTTACTTCATCTCCCAG CTTCTCTACAGGAAGTTCAGTGGAAACTTCTTTGTAAACCTTTTGGGACAATGGAAAGAATCTGAGTACAGTGGGCAATCTATTCCAGTTAGTGGTCTGGCTTACCTCATCACAGCTCCAGCAAG TTTCTCGGACATGGCAGCTCACCCGTTCCATGCTCTGTTCTACATTGTCTTCATGCTCACTGCTTGTGCTCTTTTCTCAAAGACATGGATTGAGGTCTCCGGATCTTCTGCAAGGGACGTAGCTAAGCAGCTCAAG GAACAACAAATGGTGATGCCAGGACACAGAGAGTCGAACTTACAGAAGGAGCTGAACAGGTATATCCCAACAGCAGCAGCTTTCGGAGGAGTGTGTATCGGTGCACTGACCGTTCTGGCTGATTTCATGGGAGCCATTGGGTCGGGGACTGGAATTCTCTTGGCCGTCACAATCATCTATCAGTACTTCGAGACCTTTGAGAAGGAAAAAGCAAGCGAACTCGGCTTCTTCGGGTTCTAA